Proteins encoded within one genomic window of Hevea brasiliensis isolate MT/VB/25A 57/8 chromosome 8, ASM3005281v1, whole genome shotgun sequence:
- the LOC110634277 gene encoding pentatricopeptide repeat-containing protein At3g53170, with amino-acid sequence MQSDSLSCKNLCWSYSVSTPPTTHLTKILKELCFHSDSQLLTIQSSKLSSDLVPVGIQRQPKKDLSRILRTDAAIKAIEQKANSKKYNRLWPKAVLESLDDAIRDNRWESALKIFELLRNQHWYEPRCRTYTKLLMMLGKCRQPEEACFLFEIMQSEGLQPTVDVYTALVSAYGESGQLDKAFSIVDDMKSVSDCKPDVYTYSVLVNFCTKLLRFDLIGRILAEMSYLGVECSSVTFNTIINGYGKAKMFEEMENSLTDMIESGSSSPDIFTFNSVIGAYGNNGQIEKMEKWYNEFQLMGLSPDIKTFNILIRSYGKAGLYEKIKAVMKFMQRRFFSPTVVTYNIIIETFGKAGDIEKMDEYFKRMKHQGMKPNAVTYCSLVNAYSRAGLIMKVDSILRQVENSDVVIDTPFFNCIINAYGQAGDIEKMAQLFLAMEERKCKPDSITFATMIQAYTSQGMTEAAQDLEKNMITVKENSGTLALGLLWNNEATFENGQCK; translated from the exons ATGCAGTCAGACTCCCTTTCTTGCAAAAACCTTTGCTGGTCATACTCCGTCTCCACTCCACCCACTACCCATTTGACAAAAATCCTCAAAGAACTTTGCTTTCACTCAGACTCACAACTTCTCACTATCCAGTCATCGAAATTGAGTTCCGACTTGGTGCCAGTGGGCATCCAGAGGCAACCAAAGAAGGACTTGTCCCGGATTCTGAGAACGGATGCTGCTATAAAGGCTATAGAACAAAAAGCCAATTCCAAGAAGTATAATAGGCTTTGGCCTAAGGCTGTTTTGGAGTCTCTTGATGACGCGATAAGGGATAACCGTTGGGAATCTGCTCTTAAG ATTTTCGAGCTTCTCCGTAACCAACACTGGTATGAGCCACGATGCCGAACATACACAAAGTTATTGATGATGCTTGGAAAGTGCAGGCAACCTGAGGAGGCTTGTTTTCTTTTTGAGATCATGCAGTCTGAAGGCCTCCAACCCACTGTTGATGTTTACACTGCTCTTGTAAGTGCTTATGGAGAAAGTGGCCAACTTGACAAGGCATTTTCTATTGTTGATGATATGAAATCAGTCTCTGACTGCAAACCAGATGTGTATACATATTCTGTCCTTGTAAATTTTTGCACTAAACTCCTTCGTTTTGATCTGATTGGAAGAATTCTTGCTGAGATGTCATATCTGGGAGTTGAATGCAGCAGTGTAACATTTAACACTATTATCAACGGATATGGTAAGGCTAAAATGTTTGAAGAAATGGAGAACTCATTGACAGATATGATTGAAAGCGGCAGCTCCAGTCCAGATATTTTCACATTTAATTCTGTCATTGGAGCCTACGGGAACAATGGACAAATTGAGAAGATGGAGAAATGGTATAATGAATTTCAGCTAATGGGATTGAGCCCAGACATAAAGACATTTAATATCTTGATAAGATCATATGGGAAAGCAGGCTTGTATGAGAAGATAAAGGCTGTTATGAAATTTATGCAGAGAAGGTTCTTCTCTCCAACCGTTGTTACTTATAACATTATTATTGAGACTTTTGGAAAGGCTGGTGATATTGAGAAGATGGATGAGTACTTCAAAAGAATGAAGCATCAAGGAATGAAGCCTAATGCTGTTACATACTGTTCTCTTGTTAATGCTTACAGCAGAGCTGGGCTTATAATGAAAGTTGATTCAATTTTGAGGCAAGTCGAGAACTCTGATGTAGTAATAGATACCCCATTCTTTAATTGCATCATCAATGCCTATGGTCAGGCTGGTGATATCGAAAAGATGGCTCAGTTATTTCTGGCTATGGAGGAAAGAAAATGCAAGCCTGATAGTATCACCTTCGCAACCATGATCCAAGCCTATACTAGCCAAGGAATGACTGAAGCTGCTCAAGATTTGGAAAAGAATATGATTACAGTGAAGGAAAATTCAG GCACACTAGCACTTGGGTTATTATGGAATAATGAAGCAACCTTTGAAAATGGACAATGCAAATGA